In Aerosakkonema funiforme FACHB-1375, the genomic stretch AGCTGCTAAAAGTGCTTCCTTGTCCTCAAAGTGACGATAGGATGCTGTATGAGATACCCCAATCCGACGCGCCACTTCTCGCAGCGACAGGCTGCTGACATCTTTTTCGGCAATTAGTGCGATCGCTTCATCCACTAACGCCTGTCGCAAATCCCCGTGGTGATAAGTCTTTTTGCCACTCATCGGTTACCAGTCCCAAATTGAAGAACTTTTCTTTATTGTATGTTGACACTGGTAACTTACTGAGTTAAATTAGATGTTAACAGCGGTAACATACTAAATCCACTCGCAAAAGGAGCAGCTCGTGAACACTATACAGTCAGATCGGCACTACGACATAATTCTGATCGGTTCCGGCATGGGTGCGCTAACAGTCGCCAGCTTAATGGCACAACTACAAGGCAAGCGAGTTCTAGTTTTAGAACGTCACTTCAAAGCCGGAGGATTTACTCACTCCTTCCAACGCCAAAAATTTCATTGGGATGTCGGCATTCACTATGTTGGGCAAATGAATGAAAGTTCATCGGTGCGGCAATTGTTCGATTTAGTGACGCGCAAAGGCGTGCAATGGAACAAAATGCCCGAACCGTTTGAGAAATTCGTTTATCCTGACTTTCAGTTTGCTCTCTATGGCAACAAAGAACGCTACATAGCAGATTTACTTCGCCTCTTTCCCACAGAAGAAAAAGCCATTCGCCACTATTTCAAAGATCTATCCAAAGCCGCTAACGCTTTGTTTTTGCACAGCCTGCGACAAAATGGTACGGCTTTGTTTCAGGTGATGGGATGGTTGGGGAAAATAGTAAATCGTTTTCCGTTAAATCTCACAACGCAAGCTTATTTGGATAGTCACTTCCAAAATCCTCAACTGAAAGCATTACTCGCTTCTCAATGGGGAACCTATGGATTGCCTCCCGCCCAAAGTTCTTTTGCAGTTCACGCTACGATTGTCAATCACTACTTGGATGGAGGCTACTATCCGGTAGGCGGTGCGGGAACAATTGCGAAAAGCGTTGAGAAAATTGTGGAAGAACACGGTGGTAAGTTCCTTTTAAATCGAGAAGTCACCGAGATTTTAATTGAGAATAACCGCGCCGTTGGTGTGCGAGTCAGGAAAGTCAACACAAAAGATGTTATAGAAGAGTATTACGCACCTGCGATTATTTCTAATGCTGGGGCTGCTACTACTTATCTGAAACTGATTCCATCCAATTATCCGATTCCATTTCGAGAGTCTTTGCGTAGATTTATGCAGCAGCATCCACCAGCAACGAATGTGACGCTTTATCTGGGATTATCGTCCGACCCGCGTCAGTTAGGTTTTCAAGGCGAAAATCACTGGATTTACGAAGACACCGATCATAATAAAGTGTATGGCGATCGCGCTAATTGGATACATACTGGCAAACCATTGCAAGCATACCTTTCCTTTCCATCTCTCAAAGACCCCAAAGCAACAACTCATACGGCTGAAATTATTACTTGGGCAGATTACGATGAGTTTGTCAAGTGGCGAGAACAGCCTTGGTTGCATCGAGACCGAGATTACCAAACTCTCAAGCAAGGTATTAGTCAGGCGTTGATAGATTTAGTCGATCGGCATTATCCTGGATTTGCTAATTTAGTCGAATACTGCGAAGTTTCTACTCCTATTACGAACGAACATTTTACCGCACATCCCCAAGGCGGAATTTACGGAATTGCTGCGGTGACAGAACGTTTCCAAGCCGAAAATGCAGCGTGGATGAAAGCAAAAACCCCTTTAGAAGGGTTATATCTTACTGGCGCGGATTTAGTAGGAGGAGGTATTGTACCAGCGACGATCGCAGGAGCTATAACGATCGCTCATATTCCCGGTGGAATTCCGCTTGCTCAAACATTTACTACAGCTGCTAAATTTGGCAAGCATGAAGTAACTGCACAACCGCTGTTAGTATCAAATCGCGTTCATTAATTACAGTTGGATGAAACAGGGAAAAATTTAAGAGTTTCCAGTCCGCTCCCCTGTCGATATTTTTCGATTTGGCTCTTAGCCGAAAGCAAAAAATTTAACATCGTCACTAATTTCGTAACTAGGCGAATATAGCAAAAGCTGTTGTCAGTAGGGGCGAAGCATTTAGCAATAACTCTTTTGGCAAGAGCGAAAAATTATCGCCCAAATGCGAAAGCCCCTCCCTATCTCCTAGTTTCTCGCCCCTAGTCCCTGGCTATATTTGTTTACAAGCGGAGATTGTTTCAAATAAAGCCTTAACAGGCGCAGCCAGCGCAACCAAACTTTAGCAGGTTCCTCAAAGAAGGTAAAAATATCACCGTAAGCCTGGTTAGTTTTTTGATGGTGTATCCAATGCCTTTCTGGAGTTGTGATAAAGATTACTTTGCACAAAATAGTCACTAGCTTGGGAGTTTTTGCTCCCAAGCTAGTTATATGTCTCCACCAAACGTGAAATTGACCGAAAAGCAGTCCGCCAATTACACCTATAGGAGAAAAAGGCCACAGTACTACTGCCACTATCAGGTAAGGC encodes the following:
- a CDS encoding phytoene desaturase family protein, which encodes MNTIQSDRHYDIILIGSGMGALTVASLMAQLQGKRVLVLERHFKAGGFTHSFQRQKFHWDVGIHYVGQMNESSSVRQLFDLVTRKGVQWNKMPEPFEKFVYPDFQFALYGNKERYIADLLRLFPTEEKAIRHYFKDLSKAANALFLHSLRQNGTALFQVMGWLGKIVNRFPLNLTTQAYLDSHFQNPQLKALLASQWGTYGLPPAQSSFAVHATIVNHYLDGGYYPVGGAGTIAKSVEKIVEEHGGKFLLNREVTEILIENNRAVGVRVRKVNTKDVIEEYYAPAIISNAGAATTYLKLIPSNYPIPFRESLRRFMQQHPPATNVTLYLGLSSDPRQLGFQGENHWIYEDTDHNKVYGDRANWIHTGKPLQAYLSFPSLKDPKATTHTAEIITWADYDEFVKWREQPWLHRDRDYQTLKQGISQALIDLVDRHYPGFANLVEYCEVSTPITNEHFTAHPQGGIYGIAAVTERFQAENAAWMKAKTPLEGLYLTGADLVGGGIVPATIAGAITIAHIPGGIPLAQTFTTAAKFGKHEVTAQPLLVSNRVH
- a CDS encoding sterol desaturase family protein, producing MLEAICVAWLLLFLGDFLSTFFYHIPEHIFGTLHVTTHHSWKKNFRHYAILTFNPLVLLDGILGALPYLIVAVVLWPFSPIGVIGGLLFGQFHVWWRHITSLGAKTPKLVTILCKVIFITTPERHWIHHQKTNQAYGDIFTFFEEPAKVWLRWLRLLRLYLKQSPLVNKYSQGLGARN